In the genome of Synechococcus sp. CB0101, the window CGACGGCTTCGTGGTGATGGGCTCGGAAACCGGTGTGGTGGAGCTTGAAGAGAGCCGCATCATCGAGAAGGGTCGCCTCGGCCCCGGCCAGATGCTGGCGGTCGATCTGGAGAACGGTCGCCTGCTGCACAACTGGGAGGTGAAGCAGGAGATTGCTTTGCGCCATCCCTACGGCCAGTGGCTGGCCGATCACCGCCGCAACCTGGGGGTTCAGCCCTGGGCCCAGGAGCGCCAGCTTGGCGATCTGGATCTGTTGCAGCAGCAGACCGCCTTTGGCTTCACCGCCGAAGACTTCGATCTGGTGATCGAAGACATGGCTGGTGCCGGCAAGGAGCCCACCTACTGCATGGGCGACGACATTCCCCTGGCGGTGCTCTCCAACAAGCCGCACCTCCTTTACGACTACTTCAAGCAGCGCTTCGCGCAGGTCACCAACCCGCCGATCGATCCGCTGCGCGAAAAGTTGGTGATGAGCCTGGAGATGCACCTGGGCAAGCGCGGTTCACCGCTGCAGCCCCAGGCGTCTGCTGCAGCCGCGCTGCACCTGAGCAGCCCGATCCTCAACGAAGCCGAGCTGGCGGCCGTGGCGCAGCAGGGCATCCCCTGCAGCACCCTTTCCACCTTGATGCCGATCACCGATGGCCCCGCCGGCCTGGCGGCGGCGGTCGAGCGGCTCAAGGTCGACGCCGAAGCCGCCGTGCGCAGCGGCAGCCAGATCCTGGTGCTCAGCGATCGCGGCATCAACGCCACCACCACCTACATGCCGCCCCTGCTGGCGGTGGGTGCGGTGCACCACCACCTGCTCAATCTCGGCCTGCGCCTGCAGACCTCACTGGTGGCTGATACAGCCCAGTGCTGGAGCACCCACCACGTGGCCTGCCTGATCGGCTTCGGCGCCAGCGCCGTGTGCCCCTGGCTCACCTGGGAAACAGCGCGCCACTGGCTGGCGCAGCCCAAGGTGCAAACCAACATCGAGCGTGGCAAATTGCCCGCCCTCACGCCGGATCTGGTGCAGGCCAATGTGCGCAAGGCCCTCGAGGATGGCCTGCGCAAGATCCTCTCCAAGATCGGTATTTCGCTGCTCGCCAGCTACCACGGCGCGCAGATCTTCGAGGCGATCGGCATCGGCGCCGACTTGATCGAACTGGCGTTCAAGGGCACCACCAGCCGTGTGGCTGGCCTGAGCCTCAGCGAACTGGCCAGCGAAACCCTGAGCTTCCACGCCAAGGCTTTCCCCGAGCTCAACCGCACCAAGCTCGAGTTCATGGGCTTTGTGCAGTACCGCACCGGCGGCGAATACCACCTCAACAGCCCGGAGATGGCCAAGGCGCTCCACTCCGCCGTGGAAGCCGGCCCCGGCTACGACCACTTCTCCACCTACAAAACCCTGCTGGAGAACCGCCCGGTTACGGCGTTGCGCGATCTGCTCGAGCTCAAGCCGGCTCCTGCGGCGCTGCCCTTGGATCAGGTGGAGAGCGTGGAGAGCATCTGCGAGCGCTTCTGCACCGGCGGCATGAGCCTCGGCGCCCTTTCACGGGAAGCCCATGAGGTGCTGGCCATCGCCATGAACCGCATCGGCGGCAAGAGCAACAGCGGCGAGGGCGGCGAAGACCCGGCCCGCTTCCATGCCCTGCAAGATGTGGACGGCGAGGGCCGCTCCGCCACCCTGCCCACGATCAAGGGCCTGCGCAACGGCGACACCGCCTGCTCCGCCATCAAGCAGATCGCTTCAGGCCGTTTTGGCGTGACCCCTGAATATCTGCGCAGCGGCAGGCAGCTGGAGATCAAGGTGGCCCAGGGGGCCAAGCCCGGCGAAGGCGGTCAGCTGCCCGGCCCGAAGGTTGATCCGTACATCGCCTGGCTGCGCAACAGCAAGCCCGGCGTGGCGCTGATCTCGCCGCCGCCCCACCACGACATCTATTCGATTGAAGATCTGGCGCAGCTGATCCACGACCTGCACCAGGTGCACCCCGCCGCCAAGGTGAGCGTGAAGCTGGTGGCCGAGATCGGCATCGGCACCATTGCCGCCGGTGTGGCCAAGGCCAATGCCGATGTGATCCAGATCTCAGGCCACGACGGCGGTACCGGCGCCTCGCCGCTGAGCTCGATCAAGCACGCCGGCGGGCCCTGGGAGCTTGGCCTCACCGAGGTTCACCGCGCCCTGCTCGAGAACGGTCTGCGCGATCGGGTGCTGCTGCGCGCCGATGGCGGCCTCAAGACCGGCTGGGATGTGATCATCGCCGCCCTGCTCGGTGCTGAGGAATACGGCTTCGGCTCGATCGCGATGATCGCCGAGGGCTGCATCATGGCCCGCGTTTGCCACACCAATAACTGCCCGGTGGGGGTGGCCACCCAGAAGGAAGCGCTGCGCAAGCGCTTCACCGGCATCCCCGAGCACGTGGTGAACTTCTTCCTGTTTGTGGCAGAAGAGGTGCGGCAGCTGCTGAGTGTGCTCGGTGTAGCTCGCCTCGAGGATCTGATCGGCCGCACCGAGCTGCTGCAGCCCCGCGCTGTGCAGCTGGCTAAAACCAAGGCGATCGATCTCTCCTGCCTGCTCGATCCCATTCCCCAGGCTGCCGATCGCTCCTGGCTGCAGCACGACGCCCAAGCCCACGGCAACGGCCCGATCCTCGAAGACCAGCTGCTGGCCGATGCCGAGCTGCTTGCAGCGATCGAGGGGCATGGCCGCGTGGCCCGCACCCTGCCGATCATCAACACCGATCGCAGCGTGTGCGCCCGCCTGGGCGGCGAGATCGCTGCGCGCCATGGCAACACCGGTTTCCAGGGCCAGCTCGACCTCACCTACGAGGGCGCCGCTGGTCAGAGCTTCGGTGCCTTCAACGTGCAAGGCATGAACGTGCGCCTGGTGGGTGAAGCCAACGACTACGTGGGCAAGGGCATCAATGGCGGCCGCATCACCGTGGTGCCGCCTGCCGGTGGTCGCGATCCCGGCAGCCAGGTGATCCTCGGCAACACCTGCCTCTATGGCGCCACCGGCGGCGAGCTGTTTGCCCTGGGCCGCGCCGGTGAGCGCTTCGCTGTGCGCAACAGCGGTGCCCGCACCGTGGTGGAAGGCGCCGGCGACCACTGCTGCGAATACATGACCGGTGGTGTGGTGGTGGTGCTGGGCAGCACCGGCCGCAACGTGGCCGCCGGCATGACTGGTGGCGTGGCCTTCCTGCTGGATGAAACCGGCGGCCTGAGCGAGCGGGTGAACCCCGAGATCGTGGCCATCTGCGCGCTCACCACCCCGGAGCAGGAAGCACTGCTGAAGCCTCTTCTGGAAGCCCACCTTGAGGCCACCGGCAGCAGCAAGGCCGCGGCGATCCTGGCCGATTGGAGCAACTGGAAGACGCGCTTCAAGCTGCTGGTGCCCCCCAGTGAGAAGGCCAATGTGGGCCTGGCCGAGCGGGAGACGGTGGCCGCCTGATCGGTTAGCCGACTCCCTGGTTCGGCTGTCGCACCCGCCGGTCGGTTCGCCCCACCGGCGGGTTCGGTTGGCCCGGCCTCGGGTTTCAGTGGCTCTGCATAGCTTGCTGGCACTTGCACCGGCAGCCATGCCTCCCGAATTCGCCCAGCACATGCAGCAGCTCTTCGCCCGCCAGATGGCCGTGGCGTTTCTCGAGCACTGCGCCCAACTTCAGGCACCCGTGAGCCTGGTGAACAGCCGCATTGATGCCCTCGCCGCCGGCCCCATGGCGCTCGAGGCCTGCGCCTTGGAAGCGGAGTTTCTGCTCGATTCCTAGCGCGGGTACTGCGCCATCAGCCGTTGCACCTCGCCGGCGTGATAGCTGCTGCGGGTGAGTGGCGTGCTCACCACTTGCAGAAAGCCCAGTTCCCCTTCCCCGTGCTGGCGGAAGGTCTCGAACTGCTCCGGGGTTACGAAGCGATCCACCGGCAGGTGCTTGGGCCCGGGGGAGAGGTATTGGCCAATGGTCACGATGTCGACCTGGTGGCGGCGCAGGTCTGCGAGCACCTCGATCACCTCGGTGTCGCTCTCGCCCAAGCCCACCATCAGCCCTGATTTGGAGTAGGTGCGAGGCCAGCCTTCCCGCACGCGCTGCAGCAGCTCCAAGGAGCGCTCATAGATGCCTTGCGGACGGGCTTTCTTGTACAGCCGAGGCACCGTTTCGATGTTGTGGTTCAGCACATCGGGGCTCGCGTCCATCACGGTGGCCAGGGCCTGCCAGTTGCCGCAGAAATCCGGGATCAGCAGCTCGATCGTGGTGAGGGGAGAGCGCTGGCGCACCTGCTCAATGCAGGCCACGAACTGGCTGGCGCCTCCATCGGCCAGATCGTCGCGGTTCACCGAGGTGATCACCACGTGTTTGAGCCCTAGCCGCGCCACGGCTTCACCCAGCCGCTGGGGTTCGGTGGGGTCGAGCTCGCGAACGCTCTTGTCGAAATCGATATCGCAGTAGGGGCAGGCGCGGGTGCAGCCCGGCCCCATGATCAAAAAGGTGGCGGTGCCACCGGCGAAGCACTCGCCGATGTTGGGGCAGCTGGCTTCCTGGCAGACCGTGTTCAGCTTGAGATCCAAGAGCAGATCAGCTACTTCGCCGATCCGCTCGCGCTGGGGAGCCTTGACACGCAGCCAGTCGGGTTTGAGCACAGCGCCACTTCCGCCCGCAGGCGCAGATCAGCTGTTAACTCTAGAAACCGGCCCCATCGCTCAGGCTGCCGCCTGAGGCAGGCCAGACCCTTTGCAGGAGCGCCATCTCCTACACTCCCGGCATCGGGATGTAGCGCAGCTTGGTAGCGCACTTCGTTCGGGACGAAGGGGCCGCAGGTTCGAATCCTGTCATCCCGACTTTCAGCTGAGCTCGGCGCCTGGGTAGCCCCTGGGGGTCACCATGCGTCCGCCTTCGACGCGGCTGCTGCTGTTGCCGATCAGCACCAGCGTGAGCATGTCGATCTCCTCGATGGGCAGCGTTCCCAAGCTGTGCAAGCGCACGTCTTCCTCGGGGCGGCCGAGCTGGCGCGCCACCACCACCGGTGTGTCCGCTGGCCGTTTTGCCAGCAGTAGCTCCTGGGCTCGGCCCAGTTGCCAATCGCGCCCCTTCGAGCGCGGGTTGTAGAGCGCTACCACGAAGTCGCCGTCGGCGGCGGACTTGAGGCGTTGCTCGATCACCGCCCAGGGGGTGAGGCGATCACTGAGGCTCACGGTGCAGAAATCGTGCATCAGCGGAGCACCAGCCCGGGCTGCCGCCAACTGCAGGGCCGAGAGGCCTGGATGCACCTGAAAGGCCGGTCGATCGTGCTCGGCCAGGGCCATCCATTGCTCCAGGGCCAGACCGGCCATGCCGTAAATGCCGCTGTCGCCCGACGACACCAGCGCCACCGTGAGGCCCTGGCAAGCCAGCTCCAGGGCTTCGCTGCAGCGCTCGCGTTCCAGGGTGAGTTGCCCGTCGCTGCGGAGTTGATCGGGCCGGCGCAGCGGCTCCAGCAGATCCAGATAGAGGCCATAGCCCACCCACACGCAGCTCTCCGCCAAAGCAGCGCGCGCATCGGGGGTGAGCAGCGAGAGGCTGCCGGGCCCGCTGCCGATCAGGTGCAGGCAGCCCCGCTGGGGTGCCCATTGCTGGGGCGCCTCGGCGATGGCCGCTGTGGCGGCCCCTTGCTCGCCGGCGTTGGCGCGCTCGATGTGTTTGGGGCTACGCAGCTGGGCCTTGGGGCCGCAGGCCAGCAGCGCCGCCGCCTCCGCCACGCTGGCGGTGCCCAGCTCGGCCTCCACAACCGCTGAGGGATTGGGCACCGGTACAGCGCTCAAGGCGGCGCTGCTGAAGCAGCGCAGGGGCCAGCCGTTCTGTTCGGCCAGTTGCAGCAGGGCTGGTTCATCGGCCTTGCGATCGGCGCTGGCGAGGCCCGCGACGGCTTCGATGGCCAGCCCCTCAGCTGCGAGGCTCTGCTCCAGGCAGCGCTGCAGCAGCGAGAGGCTGGTGCCCCGCTCGCAACCCATGCCCACCCACAAGGCCGGTGGGTGCCAGCGGCACTGATCGCTCCGCTCGACCCCCACACTCAGGGGTACCCCGGCGCTGCTCTGAGGCGGCAAGCCAGGCAGCTCTAGCCAGCGTGGATTGCCGCTTTGCTGCTCGAGGGCCACGGCTTCAAGGCGGGCGGCCGCTTTCATCAGCGTGTCCCAGTCGCCGGGGCCGCGGCGCCAGCCCCACCGGCTGCCAAAGGCATCGAGGGCGAGGTGTTGCTGGCTGGTGCTGGTGCCGGTGAGCACGGCTTCTCCCCCCAGCAGCGCCGCCACGCTGTGGGCCAGCGACTCAGCTCCGGCCCCGTGGCCTCCGAGCAGCGGGATGGCAAAGCGGCCCTGGGCGTCGGCTACCACCACGGCGGGGTCGTGTTCTTTGCCTTGCAGCAATGGAGCGATCAGCCGCGTGATGGCGCCGCAGGCGCCAATGGCCACAAAGGCACGGCTGCGCTGCCATTCGCTCTCGAGCAGTCGCTGCAGGTCACCGGGTTGCCAGGCCATGCCATCGGCGGGGCTGGCGATGCGGTCGATCAGGCCTCGCTCCAGCAGCTGACGCAACAGGGGCAGGGCTTGACTGTTGAGGGCAAAACCCCAGCTCAGGCGTTCACTCATCCACCCAGCTTCTCCCGCAGCCCGGCCAACGGGCCGCGCGGGGTGGGCTGCTGGAGCGACCCATCAGCATTCACCTGGTCGCGGGCCGAGCCGCTCAGGCTGGTTTGCGGCGCAATCCGCTCCGGTGCCGGTGTTGCGCTGGGTGCAGCCGAAGGCGGCAATGACGGTTCAGGTGACACCGGCTGTTCCTTGACCTCTTCGGGCTCCGGCTCTGGGGAGGGCTCGTTGATGGCCTCCGTGGTGGTCTCCGTGGTGGTCTCCGCAGTGGCCGGTGCCGGCTCGGCCGCAGGAGGCACCGGGCTTGCTTCGGTTTGGGGGGCTTCGGCTGGCTCAGAGGCAGCGGGCTCGGGCTCGGCCAAGCCGTTGGCGCTTGGTTCGGGTTCTGGCTCCGGTTGAGGCTCAGGCTCGGCGGCCATGGGCTCGGGTTCTGGTTCAGGCTCAGCTACAGCTGCAGGCGGTGCCGGGGGCTCAGGGGCCTGTGCTTCGCCGGCCAGCAGCGCCAGATCGGTCGGGGAAAGCGTGGGGCGCAGCCAGGCCGGCTGGCTACCTGATCCGATCACCACCTCGCGCACCACACTGTTAAACGGTGGATTGAGGGGGTCGCCCCGACCATCGAGCAATTCCAGCTGCACCGCGTTGCTGCCGCGCTTGAAGCCCTTCAGCCACAGCGGCGTCTGACGGTCCACCAAAAAGCTGTCGCCATTCACGCTGATGCGCAGGCGCCAGCGGGCATCGTCGCCGCGCAGGTTCTGCAGGGGCGCATCGAGGAGCAACCAATCGATCAGCACCGGCTCCATCGCCTGCGGGGCCTCCGGGCTGCTGGCAATCAGCTGGGCACTGCCGCTGGCGGGCAGTTCGGCGGCATTGCGGGCCACGCGGTGGACCCGGATCTGGGTGCTGGCGCCTGGAGCCTTCACCGCCTCACCCCAGGGGCGGGCGGCATACACCGTGACCCGATGGCTGCCGGGTCTGAGATCCGGCATCGCCACGGCGGCGGCGGCGTCGCTGCTGGTGATCCGAATCGGTGCCTGATCATCGAGCTGCACCACCAGATGGGGGCCCAGTCCAAGCGGGCTGGCATCGCTTAAGGGCCAGTCGCTCACTTGCAGCTTCAGGGTCCAGGGTCCAGCGGGCAGCAGGGCGTTGTCCTGCGGAGCCAGCACCCGCACCTGAGGTGCCCGATCATTCAGTCGTTCATTGAGCTGTTGCACGGCTCCCGGAGGCGCTACTTCCTGCAGCGCGCCGGAGGGTGCCGTGGCGTTGAGGTTGCTGGGGCTCGCCGCTGATGCATCTGGTGCGGTTTTGCTTCCGCAGCCCCCGCTCACCAGCGTGAGCACCACCAGCACCAGGGCTACGAGCGCCCGCCGTGGTGCCGCCAGCATGGTGATTCCTCCTAAGGCTCGTTTTGAGCTTGTTGAGCACAGTCTGCAGCGTTGCGGACAACAACCCGCTGCGCAAGTGGTGGTTGCTAACAAAAAAGCGCCTTTATTTGCTTGCGTCGGCCTACATCAAGCGCGTAAACACGCGATTTTTCGCTGATGTTTTGCTTCCGCGAGAGCTCAGTCCCTGACTGGCGCGGCTCCGGATTGAACCTTTGTAACTGCCAGGCCAAAGGGCTTGGAATTCACTTTTATACTTCCGCCAGCGGTCCCCTATCTGGGGCCCAAGCGCCAGTCATGAAAAGGGGTTTCGGCTTCGGCTGCACCTCCCGCTCATGCCGGCGCCCATGGGTGCATGCGGTTTTCCGCTGTGCCTGTGGCTCCACTGGCCTGTGGCCTCCGGCTTGCCGGTGCCCCGGGTCGGAAGGGTGGACCTCCACCTCGACCCCGTCCCTCGAGGAACGTCTCGATGACCATCAGCCCACCAGAGCGTGGGAAAACGGCGAAGGCCCAGGTCGACCGGGTGAACAACCCGGCCACCTTCGAACTGTTCGGTAAGCCCGGCCATTTCGATCGCAGCCTTGCCAAAGGTCCCAAAACCACCACGTGGGTTTGGAACCTCCACGCCAACGCTCACGACTTCGACAGCCACACCAGTGATCTCGAAGAGGTCAGCCGGAAGATCTTTTCGGCCCACTTCGGTCACCTGGCCGTCATCTTCATTTGGCTGAGCGGTGCCTTCTTCCACGGCGCTCGCTTCTCCAACTACTCCGGCTGGCTGGCCGACCCCACGCACGTGAAACCCAGTGCGCAGGTGGTTTGGCCCGTGTTCGGCCAAGAAATCCTCAATGGCGATGTGGGTGCCGGTTTCCACGGCATTCAGATCACCTCCGGCCTCTTCCATGTGTGGCGGGCCTGGGGCATCACCAACGAAACGCAGCTGATGGCTCTGGCCATCGGTGCTCTGGTGATGGCCGGCTTGATGCTCAATGCCGGCGTCTTCCACTACCACAAGGCAGCTCCCAAGCTCGAGTGGTTCCAGAACGTTGAGTCGATGCTCAACCACCATCTGGCCGGTCTGCTTGGTCTGGGCTCCCTGTCCTGGGCTGGACACCTGATCCATGTGTCGCTGCCCACGACCGCGCTGATGGATGCCATCGACGCCGGCAAGCCGCTGGCGCTGAACGGCAAAACCATCGCCACCTACGCCGACATTCCCCTCCCCCACGAGTTCCTGAATCAGGACCTCATCGCCCAGCTGTTCCCCGGTTTC includes:
- the gltB gene encoding glutamate synthase large subunit; its protein translation is MSLFSRPEWPHRDSPAPAAVAGEKDACGVGFLASLKGEASHWVLRQALRGLDCMEHRGGCGGDGDSGDGAGVLCGIPWSYLNAVWPEAAASSGSNRGLGMVFLPADAARRDQAKAFCDEEAAKLGLTSLGWRAVPVDASVLGPLARGTAPVIEQWLLGASEVGDALESLLFRLRRRCGDRARAAWGAGPSDLYFASLSSRTVVYKGMVRSEVLSAFYGDLRDERFAVSFAVYHRRFSTNTLPRWPLAQPMRLLGHNGEINTLLGNLNWARASEADLDAVWGEAAADLKPVVNPAFSDSANLDATLELLVRSGRPITESLLTLVPEAFRDQPELADKPEIQAFYEYSACTQEPWDGPALLVFADGRSVGATLDRNGLRPARYCITNDGFVVMGSETGVVELEESRIIEKGRLGPGQMLAVDLENGRLLHNWEVKQEIALRHPYGQWLADHRRNLGVQPWAQERQLGDLDLLQQQTAFGFTAEDFDLVIEDMAGAGKEPTYCMGDDIPLAVLSNKPHLLYDYFKQRFAQVTNPPIDPLREKLVMSLEMHLGKRGSPLQPQASAAAALHLSSPILNEAELAAVAQQGIPCSTLSTLMPITDGPAGLAAAVERLKVDAEAAVRSGSQILVLSDRGINATTTYMPPLLAVGAVHHHLLNLGLRLQTSLVADTAQCWSTHHVACLIGFGASAVCPWLTWETARHWLAQPKVQTNIERGKLPALTPDLVQANVRKALEDGLRKILSKIGISLLASYHGAQIFEAIGIGADLIELAFKGTTSRVAGLSLSELASETLSFHAKAFPELNRTKLEFMGFVQYRTGGEYHLNSPEMAKALHSAVEAGPGYDHFSTYKTLLENRPVTALRDLLELKPAPAALPLDQVESVESICERFCTGGMSLGALSREAHEVLAIAMNRIGGKSNSGEGGEDPARFHALQDVDGEGRSATLPTIKGLRNGDTACSAIKQIASGRFGVTPEYLRSGRQLEIKVAQGAKPGEGGQLPGPKVDPYIAWLRNSKPGVALISPPPHHDIYSIEDLAQLIHDLHQVHPAAKVSVKLVAEIGIGTIAAGVAKANADVIQISGHDGGTGASPLSSIKHAGGPWELGLTEVHRALLENGLRDRVLLRADGGLKTGWDVIIAALLGAEEYGFGSIAMIAEGCIMARVCHTNNCPVGVATQKEALRKRFTGIPEHVVNFFLFVAEEVRQLLSVLGVARLEDLIGRTELLQPRAVQLAKTKAIDLSCLLDPIPQAADRSWLQHDAQAHGNGPILEDQLLADAELLAAIEGHGRVARTLPIINTDRSVCARLGGEIAARHGNTGFQGQLDLTYEGAAGQSFGAFNVQGMNVRLVGEANDYVGKGINGGRITVVPPAGGRDPGSQVILGNTCLYGATGGELFALGRAGERFAVRNSGARTVVEGAGDHCCEYMTGGVVVVLGSTGRNVAAGMTGGVAFLLDETGGLSERVNPEIVAICALTTPEQEALLKPLLEAHLEATGSSKAAAILADWSNWKTRFKLLVPPSEKANVGLAERETVAA
- the lipA gene encoding lipoyl synthase, encoding MLKPDWLRVKAPQRERIGEVADLLLDLKLNTVCQEASCPNIGECFAGGTATFLIMGPGCTRACPYCDIDFDKSVRELDPTEPQRLGEAVARLGLKHVVITSVNRDDLADGGASQFVACIEQVRQRSPLTTIELLIPDFCGNWQALATVMDASPDVLNHNIETVPRLYKKARPQGIYERSLELLQRVREGWPRTYSKSGLMVGLGESDTEVIEVLADLRRHQVDIVTIGQYLSPGPKHLPVDRFVTPEQFETFRQHGEGELGFLQVVSTPLTRSSYHAGEVQRLMAQYPR
- the cobJ gene encoding precorrin-3B C(17)-methyltransferase, which gives rise to MSERLSWGFALNSQALPLLRQLLERGLIDRIASPADGMAWQPGDLQRLLESEWQRSRAFVAIGACGAITRLIAPLLQGKEHDPAVVVADAQGRFAIPLLGGHGAGAESLAHSVAALLGGEAVLTGTSTSQQHLALDAFGSRWGWRRGPGDWDTLMKAAARLEAVALEQQSGNPRWLELPGLPPQSSAGVPLSVGVERSDQCRWHPPALWVGMGCERGTSLSLLQRCLEQSLAAEGLAIEAVAGLASADRKADEPALLQLAEQNGWPLRCFSSAALSAVPVPNPSAVVEAELGTASVAEAAALLACGPKAQLRSPKHIERANAGEQGAATAAIAEAPQQWAPQRGCLHLIGSGPGSLSLLTPDARAALAESCVWVGYGLYLDLLEPLRRPDQLRSDGQLTLERERCSEALELACQGLTVALVSSGDSGIYGMAGLALEQWMALAEHDRPAFQVHPGLSALQLAAARAGAPLMHDFCTVSLSDRLTPWAVIEQRLKSAADGDFVVALYNPRSKGRDWQLGRAQELLLAKRPADTPVVVARQLGRPEEDVRLHSLGTLPIEEIDMLTLVLIGNSSSRVEGGRMVTPRGYPGAELS